In the Sediminibacter sp. Hel_I_10 genome, one interval contains:
- a CDS encoding DEAD/DEAH box helicase — protein sequence MSNTQEVQSKKANKKRLYDYQVDDLHRIFDVMENTPDDYNLLYQLPTGGGKTVVFSEIVRRYIEQKKKKVVILTHRIELCKQTSRVLKGFGVNNKVINSKVKELPDQDQYKCFVAMVETLNNRLNDGKLKLEDVGLVIIDEAHYNSFRKLFKFFKNCFILGVTATPLSSNIKLPMKDHYKELIVGDNISTLIKNGFLASAEIYNYDVSLDTLKIGMNGDYTVKSSEALYTNNTMQSKLLFAYEELSKGKKTLIFNNGINTSREVYYTFKRAGYNVRHLDNTCSKQERKEILKWFKNTPDGVLSSVSILTTGFDEPSVESIILNRATRSLTLYFQMIGRGSRINGDKTTFNVIDLGNNAMRFGPWSQDVDWQHIFKNPDYYLENLRNDEDIERDFVYEMPESLRRRFVKNPNDDFDIKEEYKEVTRKGKKSMQAIENSIAQHSQLVIANSSDVFEARELAKLLHDDICYRIKQYCYCIMNSTKNYKEWLIEEYMRKLRLSFNGKF from the coding sequence ATGTCCAATACTCAAGAGGTTCAGTCAAAAAAGGCGAACAAAAAGCGATTATACGATTACCAAGTTGACGATCTTCATCGCATTTTCGATGTTATGGAGAATACGCCAGATGATTATAATCTGCTCTATCAATTACCCACTGGTGGTGGAAAAACCGTCGTTTTTTCTGAAATTGTAAGGCGTTATATTGAGCAAAAGAAGAAGAAGGTGGTGATTCTCACGCATCGTATCGAGCTCTGTAAACAAACCTCACGCGTGCTTAAAGGCTTTGGAGTAAATAACAAAGTGATCAATAGCAAAGTGAAAGAATTGCCAGATCAAGACCAATACAAGTGTTTTGTGGCCATGGTAGAGACCTTGAACAATAGGCTTAATGATGGTAAGTTAAAGCTAGAGGATGTTGGTTTGGTCATTATTGATGAGGCACACTACAATTCTTTCAGAAAACTCTTTAAATTCTTCAAAAACTGTTTCATTCTAGGGGTTACCGCAACACCTTTGAGCAGTAACATTAAGCTGCCGATGAAAGATCATTATAAGGAGCTTATTGTCGGGGATAATATTTCGACCTTAATTAAAAATGGTTTTTTAGCTTCCGCGGAAATTTACAATTATGACGTCTCTTTAGATACTTTAAAGATTGGGATGAACGGGGATTATACGGTGAAATCTTCCGAAGCATTATACACCAATAATACCATGCAGAGCAAATTGCTTTTTGCATATGAAGAACTCTCTAAAGGAAAGAAAACGCTTATTTTCAATAACGGTATCAATACCTCTAGAGAAGTCTATTACACCTTTAAAAGGGCAGGTTACAATGTAAGGCATTTAGATAATACCTGTAGTAAACAAGAGCGAAAGGAAATTTTAAAATGGTTCAAAAACACGCCAGATGGTGTTTTAAGTTCGGTAAGTATTTTGACTACCGGTTTTGATGAGCCCTCGGTAGAATCTATCATCTTAAATAGAGCGACCCGATCACTGACGCTTTATTTTCAAATGATTGGAAGGGGCTCTCGTATTAATGGGGATAAAACAACCTTTAATGTGATTGACTTAGGAAACAATGCCATGCGCTTTGGGCCTTGGAGTCAAGATGTAGATTGGCAACACATCTTTAAAAATCCAGATTATTATTTAGAGAACTTAAGAAATGACGAAGACATTGAGCGTGATTTTGTTTATGAAATGCCAGAGTCTCTGAGAAGACGTTTTGTAAAGAATCCTAATGACGATTTTGATATTAAGGAGGAGTACAAAGAAGTGACCCGAAAAGGTAAAAAATCAATGCAAGCCATAGAAAATAGTATTGCCCAGCATTCGCAACTCGTCATCGCTAACAGCAGTGATGTTTTTGAGGCAAGAGAACTAGCAAAACTCCTTCATGATGATATTTGTTACCGCATAAAACAATACTGTTATTGCATTATGAACAGTACCAAAAACTACAAAGAGTGGCTTATAGAGGAGTACATGCGTAAGTTGCGTCTTAGTTTTAACGGAAAGTTTTAA
- a CDS encoding cold-shock protein: MAKSQQTFNKSEKEKKRLKKREDKRKKMEARKLEKEQGGTENIPFAYVDQFGNLSDSPPDPADKIKVKAKNIVLGVPKKEEGDEEEFDPIRKGKVSYYDNSKGFGFIIDTEDQEKYFCHVSGLLDEIQENDKVQFELEKGQRGMNAVRVKLI, from the coding sequence ATGGCAAAGTCGCAACAGACCTTCAACAAAAGTGAAAAAGAAAAAAAACGTTTAAAGAAACGCGAGGACAAACGCAAAAAAATGGAAGCGCGTAAGCTCGAAAAAGAACAAGGCGGTACGGAAAATATTCCGTTTGCTTATGTGGATCAATTTGGAAATTTATCAGATTCACCTCCAGATCCTGCCGATAAAATTAAAGTTAAGGCAAAAAACATTGTATTGGGTGTACCCAAGAAGGAAGAAGGAGATGAAGAGGAGTTTGATCCTATAAGAAAAGGTAAAGTATCTTATTATGACAATTCCAAAGGTTTTGGTTTTATTATAGATACTGAAGATCAAGAGAAATATTTTTGCCACGTGAGTGGTCTACTCGATGAAATTCAAGAAAATGACAAGGTGCAATTTGAATTAGAAAAAGGACAGCGCGGTATGAATGCCGTTCGTGTGAAGCTTATTTAA
- a CDS encoding TetR/AcrR family transcriptional regulator, giving the protein MHNLLSNLKIDINHNIYLKDPESSNLGLRIVEHSILLIDEIGFDNFTFKKLGARIGSNESSIYRYFDNKHKLLVYLTSWYWAWLEYQLVFATNNMDNPKEKLVKAINVLTRTIEADSTFAHIDEVTLNRVVINEYSKSYLTKVVDKENKEGYFAIYKRLVIRLQDMMVEVNSDYKFPHSLASTVIEGALHQHFLRNHFKSLTDCNEHTEPSDYFNHLVFNALTK; this is encoded by the coding sequence ATGCATAATTTACTTTCAAATTTAAAGATTGACATCAATCATAACATCTATCTTAAAGATCCAGAGTCTTCAAATTTAGGCCTTCGTATCGTGGAGCACAGCATTCTTTTAATAGATGAAATAGGATTTGACAACTTTACTTTTAAAAAACTAGGTGCACGTATTGGCTCTAATGAAAGTTCAATTTATCGCTATTTTGACAATAAACATAAACTGTTGGTTTACCTTACCTCTTGGTATTGGGCCTGGTTAGAATACCAATTGGTATTTGCAACCAATAATATGGATAATCCCAAAGAAAAGCTAGTAAAGGCTATAAATGTTTTGACAAGAACCATAGAAGCCGATTCTACCTTTGCGCATATTGATGAAGTGACGCTGAACCGAGTGGTCATCAACGAATATTCGAAATCATACCTCACCAAAGTAGTTGATAAAGAGAATAAAGAAGGCTATTTTGCCATCTACAAACGTCTTGTGATAAGATTACAAGATATGATGGTAGAAGTAAATAGTGATTACAAATTTCCACATAGCTTAGCGAGCACTGTTATTGAAGGTGCCTTACATCAGCATTTTTTAAGAAATCATTTCAAATCGTTAACAGATTGTAACGAACATACAGAACCTTCAGACTATTTTAATCATTTAGTTTTTAATGCTTTAACCAAATAA
- a CDS encoding peptidase domain-containing ABC transporter: MAKTLLSSWQRLIKMLKLDKKDIRQIFFYAIFAGLVSLSLPLGIQAIINLLQSAQISSSWIVLVVLVTLGVVFAGILQLMQMRIIENVQQKIFTRASFEFSYRFPKIKMKELRNYYPPELANRFFDTLTVQKGLSKLLVDFPAAILQIIFGLLLLSFYHPFFIIYGLLLILLIYIVFKFSAQKGLDTSLDESKQKYKVAHWIQEVARSIISFKLSGRTSLALNKNDYLVSEYLDARESHFRILIQQFIKLIGFKVLVTAGLLVIGGLLVLNQQMNIGQFVAAEIIILLVIQSVEKLIFGLETFYDVLTSMEKLGQVVDKDLESQGGELVILDNDKLHIELENIEFKVPDRERPILSNISFSIHPKERIFIKGLNGSGKSSLLKLIAGINEPTMGDIYVNGRSLKGLNLNDYRSYIGQSLSEETPFEGSIRDNITFGNQNIDDQTLQWAIENTGLDSFVKSQPSGLKTILYPEGQRLSSSISKKIVLARSIINKPKLLLLKNPLDKLEKGEALKIMDFLTDTNHPWSIVVVSYNDDWQTKCNRTIDLENGKINSNL, from the coding sequence ATGGCAAAAACCTTATTATCATCCTGGCAACGTCTTATTAAAATGCTTAAGCTGGATAAAAAGGACATTCGACAAATTTTCTTTTATGCAATTTTTGCTGGCTTAGTGAGTCTGTCTTTACCCTTAGGTATTCAAGCCATTATCAATTTACTACAAAGCGCCCAGATTAGCTCATCTTGGATAGTTTTGGTTGTACTTGTCACCTTAGGTGTTGTCTTTGCAGGAATTTTACAACTCATGCAAATGCGTATTATAGAAAACGTACAGCAAAAAATATTTACCAGAGCCTCTTTTGAATTTTCGTATCGATTTCCAAAGATAAAAATGAAGGAATTACGTAATTATTATCCTCCTGAATTAGCCAATCGCTTTTTTGATACCTTGACGGTTCAAAAAGGCCTTTCCAAGCTTTTGGTAGATTTTCCTGCAGCAATCCTTCAGATTATCTTTGGTTTGCTACTATTATCGTTTTACCATCCCTTTTTCATCATCTACGGACTTTTGCTTATCCTATTAATCTATATTGTATTTAAATTTTCAGCGCAAAAAGGTCTAGACACAAGTCTTGATGAATCGAAACAGAAATATAAAGTCGCGCACTGGATTCAGGAAGTAGCAAGGTCTATTATAAGCTTTAAACTTTCAGGAAGAACGAGTCTAGCACTTAACAAAAATGATTATCTCGTTTCAGAATATTTGGATGCTAGAGAAAGTCACTTTCGAATTTTGATACAACAGTTTATTAAGCTTATTGGTTTTAAAGTACTCGTTACAGCGGGGCTTTTGGTGATTGGTGGGTTATTAGTGCTCAATCAACAAATGAATATTGGACAGTTTGTTGCTGCCGAAATCATTATTTTATTGGTCATTCAATCTGTCGAAAAACTCATTTTTGGATTAGAAACCTTTTATGATGTGCTTACCTCAATGGAGAAGTTGGGACAGGTAGTTGATAAGGATTTAGAATCTCAAGGTGGAGAATTGGTAATACTTGACAATGACAAATTACACATTGAGCTTGAAAACATAGAGTTTAAGGTTCCAGATAGAGAACGTCCCATATTATCCAATATTTCTTTTTCTATACATCCCAAGGAACGCATATTTATAAAAGGACTCAATGGATCGGGCAAGTCTAGTCTTCTAAAACTCATTGCTGGCATTAATGAGCCTACAATGGGTGATATTTACGTCAATGGTCGATCTTTGAAGGGCTTAAACCTCAATGATTATCGATCTTATATTGGTCAATCTTTATCAGAAGAAACACCTTTTGAAGGAAGTATAAGGGATAATATCACTTTCGGCAATCAAAATATTGATGATCAAACCCTACAATGGGCCATAGAAAATACAGGGCTTGATAGTTTCGTGAAATCACAACCTTCGGGTTTAAAAACCATTCTTTATCCAGAAGGGCAACGCCTGTCATCTTCAATAAGTAAAAAAATTGTTTTAGCAAGAAGTATCATCAACAAACCTAAATTATTATTGCTCAAAAATCCATTGGATAAATTAGAGAAGGGTGAAGCTTTAAAAATCATGGATTTTTTAACAGATACTAATCATCCTTGGTCTATAGTTGTTGTTAGTTATAATGATGATTGGCAAACAAAATGCAATCGAACCATTGATCTGGAGAACGGAAAAATAAACTCAAATTTATAA
- a CDS encoding pseudouridine synthase: MSKAVHRHFKLFKPYGYLSQFQTNAKHEVNKTFLGELYDFPEGTMAIGRLDKDSEGLLLLTTDGKTSYKITGTNTQKEYYVQVDGIVRQDAIDALQNGVSISHKSETYVTKPCKVFELEEAPDFPERAKKIRDERHGPTTWLSITISEGKFRQVRKMTAQVGLPTLRLVRVRVGDITLEDLDMGQVAELNTL, translated from the coding sequence ATGTCTAAGGCTGTCCATAGGCATTTTAAATTATTTAAACCTTACGGCTATTTGAGCCAGTTTCAAACCAATGCCAAGCATGAGGTAAATAAAACATTTTTGGGAGAACTCTATGATTTCCCTGAAGGAACAATGGCTATTGGTCGCTTAGACAAAGATTCCGAAGGACTTTTATTACTCACTACAGACGGAAAAACAAGCTATAAAATTACAGGTACAAATACCCAAAAGGAGTATTATGTACAGGTGGACGGTATAGTGCGACAAGACGCTATTGATGCTTTACAGAACGGCGTTAGCATTAGTCATAAATCAGAAACTTACGTTACAAAACCATGCAAGGTCTTTGAACTTGAGGAGGCTCCTGATTTTCCTGAACGTGCAAAAAAAATTCGTGATGAGCGTCACGGACCAACAACATGGTTATCCATAACAATTAGTGAAGGTAAATTTCGACAAGTAAGAAAAATGACTGCTCAAGTAGGGCTCCCGACATTACGTTTGGTGCGGGTTCGTGTTGGAGACATCACCTTAGAGGACTTAGATATGGGACAAGTTGCAGAGCTCAATACGCTATAA
- a CDS encoding HlyD family secretion protein, translating into MLNITHKSVNKDVDLTAYKSGQKIFHKRHYKQFNRFLITFAVIMIITLFLPWTQTIISSGNVTTLTPSQRPQTIQSPIPGRIEEWFVREGQAVKAGDTILRISEVKGEYFDPRLVERTGQQIQSKNSSVSSYSEKIKALDNQVGALNTERGLKYEQAQNKLLQSKLKVKSDSIDLEAVKTNLQIAERQFGAFEELYNEGLKSLTELENKRSKLQETQAKLLSQENKFLASKNEVINAMVELNRINAEYTDKISKAQSDKFTAQSNQFDVEAQVSKLESDFSNYEMRNDMYYIKAPQDGFINKAIIGGIGETFKEGQQLVGIMPANYDLAVETFINPLDLPLIHKGESVRVQFDGWPAIVFSGWPNASYGTYGATVVAIENFISANGKFRVLLAPDESDHDWPDAIQVGSGARTIALLEDVPIWYEMWRKLNGFPPNYYQPNGTSQEKAK; encoded by the coding sequence ATGCTTAATATAACACATAAATCTGTTAATAAGGACGTAGACTTAACCGCCTATAAGTCGGGGCAAAAGATCTTTCATAAGCGACACTATAAACAATTTAATCGCTTTTTGATCACTTTTGCTGTTATAATGATCATTACGCTATTTTTACCGTGGACGCAAACCATTATAAGCTCCGGAAACGTGACCACCTTAACGCCTAGTCAACGACCACAGACCATACAATCCCCAATTCCTGGAAGAATTGAGGAATGGTTTGTTCGTGAGGGTCAAGCTGTAAAAGCAGGTGATACCATTTTACGAATTTCTGAAGTTAAAGGCGAATATTTTGACCCCAGACTTGTAGAACGCACTGGCCAGCAGATTCAATCCAAGAACTCTTCGGTTAGTTCTTATTCTGAAAAAATCAAAGCATTAGATAATCAAGTAGGTGCACTTAATACAGAGCGTGGCTTAAAATATGAACAAGCTCAAAATAAATTATTACAAAGCAAGCTCAAGGTTAAAAGTGACAGTATCGATCTAGAGGCTGTGAAAACCAATTTACAGATTGCAGAACGTCAATTTGGCGCTTTCGAAGAACTTTATAATGAGGGCTTAAAATCCTTAACCGAATTAGAAAACAAACGCTCAAAACTTCAAGAAACACAAGCCAAGCTCTTAAGTCAGGAAAACAAATTTCTAGCCTCTAAAAATGAAGTAATCAATGCCATGGTTGAGCTGAATAGAATTAATGCAGAATACACTGATAAGATCTCAAAAGCCCAAAGCGATAAGTTTACAGCCCAATCCAATCAATTTGATGTAGAGGCCCAAGTTTCTAAACTGGAAAGTGATTTTAGCAATTATGAGATGAGAAATGACATGTACTACATTAAAGCGCCACAGGATGGATTCATCAATAAAGCGATCATTGGCGGAATAGGAGAAACCTTTAAAGAAGGACAACAGTTGGTAGGCATCATGCCGGCTAATTATGATTTGGCAGTGGAGACATTTATCAACCCCTTAGATTTACCCTTAATTCACAAAGGAGAATCTGTACGAGTACAATTTGATGGATGGCCTGCAATTGTATTTAGCGGTTGGCCAAATGCTTCCTACGGAACATACGGCGCCACGGTTGTTGCCATAGAAAATTTTATTAGCGCCAATGGGAAATTTAGAGTGCTTTTGGCACCAGATGAAAGTGACCATGATTGGCCAGACGCCATACAGGTTGGCTCTGGTGCAAGAACTATTGCGCTATTAGAAGATGTACCAATTTGGTACGAGATGTGGCGTAAACTCAATGGGTTCCCACCAAACTATTATCAGCCAAACGGAACTAGCCAAGAAAAGGCAAAATAA
- a CDS encoding type IA DNA topoisomerase yields MKVCIAEKPSVAREIAQVLGANTKHDGYFEGNGYAVTYTFGHLCTLLEPNDYKPYWKSWDLNNLPMLPEKFKTKVVGNSGIQKQFKIVKSLFDKAEVVINCGDAGTEGELIQRWVLDQANYKGKVQRLWISSLTTEAIKEGFENLKSSESYDNLYYAGFSRAIGDWLLGMNATRLYTLKHGGYKQVLSVGRVQTPTLAMMVNRFKEIENFKPQPYWELQTLYRDTLFAYEEGRFLKMEDGEVLAKKVKEHDFEIVSVTKKKGKEYAPKLFDLTGLQVYCNTKFGFSADDTLKIVQTLYEQKVVTYPRVDTTFLPSDVYPKVAGILKNLTKYQELTQSLLDKKIKKSSKVFNDKKVTDHHAIIPTGVEIHLQYNQQRVYDIIVKRFIAVFYPDCDVSNTTVVGKADDVHFKTTGKEILKEGWKTVFKFGKTASSTNSKETDLPNFNKGEKGPHEPSFLEKQTKPPNQFTEASLLRAMETAGKQVDNDELRDLMKENGIGRPSTRANIIETLFKRQYIKRNKKQLLPTVTGIALIDTIQNELLKSAELTGLWEKQLKDIEKGTYSAGRFISNMKKMVDDLVYEVRSETARANISQAAVVKQRQATVKTTKIKGIAEEICPKCKKGQLLKGKSAYGCSQFKSGCDFVLPFKAFGKTISEKQFIRLLKKGSTVNLKGFTSETGKTEGLLRFDDHFKLVLEPKKTKVSAEKKSDPLTCPKCQKGTVIKGKTAYGCSAYATGCDFRMSFDAIRAKAKDRKLTKELVYDILKSNV; encoded by the coding sequence TTGAAAGTCTGCATTGCCGAAAAACCTAGCGTAGCACGAGAAATAGCCCAAGTACTTGGAGCTAACACTAAGCATGATGGTTATTTTGAAGGCAATGGCTATGCTGTAACCTATACTTTCGGACACCTTTGCACGCTTTTAGAGCCTAATGACTATAAACCTTATTGGAAAAGTTGGGATCTTAACAATCTGCCCATGTTACCAGAGAAGTTTAAAACCAAGGTCGTTGGTAACTCTGGCATACAAAAACAGTTTAAAATTGTAAAATCCTTGTTTGACAAGGCCGAAGTTGTCATTAACTGCGGAGATGCCGGTACAGAGGGAGAATTGATACAACGTTGGGTTTTAGATCAAGCCAATTATAAGGGCAAAGTGCAGCGTTTATGGATCTCTTCATTAACAACGGAAGCCATTAAAGAGGGTTTTGAAAATCTAAAATCATCTGAAAGTTATGACAATCTGTACTACGCTGGATTTTCTCGTGCTATTGGCGATTGGTTGTTAGGAATGAATGCCACAAGATTGTATACCCTCAAACATGGCGGCTATAAACAAGTATTATCTGTTGGCCGTGTGCAAACACCAACCTTGGCCATGATGGTCAATAGATTTAAGGAAATTGAAAATTTTAAGCCCCAGCCTTATTGGGAGTTGCAAACCTTATATCGTGATACCTTATTTGCCTACGAAGAAGGACGTTTTCTCAAAATGGAAGATGGAGAAGTCCTTGCTAAAAAAGTGAAAGAGCATGATTTTGAAATCGTTTCTGTTACCAAAAAGAAAGGCAAAGAGTATGCTCCTAAACTTTTTGATTTAACTGGTCTTCAAGTCTATTGTAACACTAAATTTGGTTTTTCAGCAGATGACACGTTAAAAATTGTACAGACATTATATGAGCAAAAAGTGGTTACATATCCTAGGGTAGACACCACGTTTTTACCTTCGGATGTCTATCCAAAAGTGGCCGGAATTCTTAAAAACCTGACCAAATACCAGGAGCTGACTCAATCTCTTCTAGATAAAAAAATCAAAAAATCATCGAAAGTTTTTAATGATAAAAAAGTAACCGATCACCACGCGATTATTCCAACAGGAGTTGAGATCCATTTACAGTATAACCAACAACGGGTTTATGACATCATTGTAAAACGATTTATCGCAGTATTCTATCCCGATTGTGATGTCTCTAATACCACAGTTGTGGGCAAAGCAGATGATGTTCATTTTAAGACTACCGGCAAAGAAATTTTAAAAGAGGGTTGGAAAACGGTGTTTAAGTTTGGAAAAACGGCTTCAAGCACTAACTCCAAGGAAACTGATTTACCCAATTTCAATAAAGGGGAAAAGGGACCTCATGAGCCTTCCTTTTTAGAAAAACAAACCAAACCACCTAATCAATTTACCGAGGCCTCCCTCCTGCGTGCCATGGAAACCGCAGGAAAACAAGTAGATAATGATGAACTTCGGGACTTAATGAAAGAGAACGGTATTGGTCGTCCTTCTACCCGCGCCAATATTATCGAAACGCTGTTTAAGCGCCAGTATATTAAACGTAATAAGAAACAGTTACTGCCAACGGTTACCGGTATTGCACTAATTGATACCATTCAAAACGAACTTTTGAAATCGGCCGAGCTAACCGGACTTTGGGAGAAGCAATTGAAAGACATTGAAAAAGGCACTTATAGTGCTGGCCGTTTTATCAGCAACATGAAAAAAATGGTAGATGATCTGGTGTATGAAGTACGCAGCGAAACTGCTCGTGCCAACATTTCTCAAGCCGCTGTGGTAAAACAACGTCAAGCAACTGTAAAAACGACCAAAATCAAAGGTATTGCAGAAGAAATCTGTCCCAAATGCAAAAAAGGACAGCTGCTCAAAGGAAAATCGGCTTATGGCTGTAGCCAATTCAAATCGGGTTGTGACTTCGTTTTACCTTTTAAAGCTTTCGGCAAGACCATTTCGGAAAAACAGTTTATCAGATTACTAAAAAAAGGATCTACCGTAAATCTTAAGGGGTTTACTTCGGAAACAGGAAAAACTGAAGGCCTATTGCGCTTTGATGATCATTTTAAATTAGTGCTAGAACCTAAAAAAACGAAAGTTTCCGCAGAAAAAAAGAGCGATCCGCTTACTTGTCCTAAATGTCAAAAAGGAACCGTTATCAAAGGAAAAACGGCCTATGGTTGCTCCGCTTATGCCACAGGATGTGATTTTAGAATGAGTTTTGATGCTATTAGAGCCAAGGCAAAAGATCGAAAACTCACCAAGGAATTGGTTTATGATATCTTGAAATCCAATGTCTAA
- a CDS encoding TolC family protein: MTYLFFTRFSIRNLGKAFPQKKTIFICMAFFYLPQFYAQSNDTIVLNFNEYLGYVKKFHPIAKQAELTLQIGQANLMKARGGFDPKIEVDHDRKKFKSTEYYEQLNAAFKIPTWYGIELKANFEQNEGEYLNPQNNVPEDGLYSAGISASLGQGLFINQRMADLKKAKFFREQSIADREILVNQILYDASLAYFNWLQAYTEVKTYEQFLENATIRYNGVVRSVENGDKAEIDATESKITVKNRALGLEQAKVKLMKAALDLSSYLWLGDNLPVEIQENVIPDANIEESIDQTLEISGLPLIDFVLENHPKLKSLNLKYSGLEVDKRLKANKLLPKIDVQYNFLTENPDLGNSYITNNYKGGFNIAFPLFLRKERGDLKLAKFKLQDLQFEIDNEKINIQNKILAIYRELESFETQNMLIEEIVADNNTMLEAEERKFSYGESSIFLINTREKNFIDSQLKAIELQNKFLKAKAKLFNSLSRDLENL, translated from the coding sequence ATGACCTATTTATTTTTTACACGTTTCAGCATTAGAAATTTAGGCAAAGCCTTTCCGCAGAAAAAAACAATTTTTATCTGTATGGCGTTCTTTTACTTGCCGCAATTTTATGCACAAAGCAATGATACTATTGTTTTGAATTTTAATGAATATCTGGGCTATGTCAAAAAGTTTCATCCCATTGCGAAGCAAGCAGAATTGACCTTGCAAATTGGTCAAGCCAATTTAATGAAGGCGCGTGGCGGGTTTGATCCTAAAATTGAAGTGGATCACGATCGAAAAAAATTCAAAAGCACAGAGTATTATGAGCAACTTAATGCGGCTTTTAAAATACCAACTTGGTATGGCATTGAACTTAAGGCTAATTTTGAGCAAAATGAAGGCGAGTATTTAAATCCGCAAAACAATGTTCCAGAAGACGGATTATACAGTGCAGGAATTTCAGCATCCTTAGGTCAAGGGCTATTTATAAACCAGCGCATGGCAGACTTGAAAAAAGCGAAATTCTTTAGAGAGCAAAGTATCGCAGATCGTGAAATTTTAGTCAACCAAATCTTGTACGATGCGTCATTAGCCTATTTTAATTGGCTCCAGGCCTATACAGAAGTTAAAACGTATGAGCAGTTTTTAGAAAATGCGACCATTAGATATAATGGCGTTGTAAGAAGTGTAGAAAATGGTGACAAGGCTGAAATTGATGCCACAGAATCAAAAATAACGGTAAAAAATAGAGCTTTGGGTCTAGAACAGGCTAAGGTCAAACTTATGAAGGCTGCATTAGACTTATCCAGCTATTTGTGGTTAGGCGATAATCTTCCTGTTGAAATTCAAGAAAACGTGATTCCAGATGCAAATATCGAGGAGTCCATTGATCAAACTTTAGAAATTTCGGGATTACCTTTAATTGATTTTGTTTTAGAAAATCACCCAAAATTAAAGTCATTAAATTTAAAGTATAGCGGTTTAGAAGTTGATAAACGATTAAAAGCCAATAAACTCTTACCTAAAATTGACGTACAGTATAATTTTTTAACTGAAAACCCAGATCTTGGTAATTCCTATATTACTAATAATTATAAAGGCGGTTTCAACATCGCATTTCCTTTATTTCTAAGGAAAGAGCGTGGTGATTTGAAATTGGCGAAGTTCAAACTACAAGATCTTCAATTTGAAATTGACAATGAAAAAATCAACATACAAAACAAGATCTTAGCCATTTATAGAGAATTGGAGTCTTTTGAAACTCAAAATATGCTTATTGAAGAAATTGTAGCGGATAATAATACAATGTTGGAGGCAGAAGAACGAAAATTCAGTTACGGTGAAAGTTCCATATTTCTTATAAATACTCGAGAGAAGAACTTTATCGATTCTCAACTAAAGGCCATTGAACTTCAAAATAAATTTTTAAAGGCCAAAGCGAAATTGTTTAACAGCTTGTCAAGAGATTTAGAGAACCTATAA